A stretch of the Agromyces larvae genome encodes the following:
- a CDS encoding helicase-associated domain-containing protein translates to MSRDSLAAALAAREFDRSGVDDLFDLAEALTTADSLDHAVARLDRPHLALLAVASTLAQGEAPVTATAVSDELRRLEASDRLTAHADALLADLDGLLLLVLDDDGGVQVPGAVAQRLVPRLGADLPELVALVAPAPPVLEAVDAVDRTLLARRAAEAAYATLAATAELIAALGLQPARELAKGGLSLPDSKRIAEATGLSLDEVPALARRATEAGLITRDGAYWYESEQGASWVLADPASRWRLLAECWRDRIPAPLRELVARRTGSLSAAALRDDVAWFYPAGGPWLDDGLRRLADEADALGLAVSREPVESARLVLAGDLDRAASELAAHFPKQVDKVYLQHDLSIVSPGPLEPALDARLRSFADVEGRDLASSYRVSAASVNRGLAAGESAESIRSFLQSISRTGVPQPLDYLVAEAARRFGAVRVAAADPADAPAKSSVRSDDAALVGQLEVDQSLAPVALRRTGDHRLLSRFPPDVVFWALSDAKYPVAAEDATGRILRLTRHRLAAAPPQPSAPTDPIGELLDRILVSADGPATEQAWLARQLEAAARAKETLTVTVRMPGGQTADYLLAPASVANGRLRARDRKADIERTLPLSAIAAVGPAPAGA, encoded by the coding sequence ATGTCGCGCGACTCCCTCGCGGCTGCGCTCGCCGCGCGTGAGTTCGACCGCTCGGGCGTCGACGACCTGTTCGACCTCGCCGAGGCGCTGACCACGGCGGATTCGCTCGATCACGCCGTGGCCCGCCTCGACCGCCCGCACCTCGCACTGCTCGCCGTCGCGTCGACCCTCGCCCAGGGCGAGGCCCCCGTCACCGCGACGGCCGTCTCCGACGAACTGCGGCGGCTCGAGGCATCCGACCGGCTGACCGCGCACGCCGACGCCCTGCTCGCCGACCTCGACGGGCTGCTCCTGCTGGTGCTCGACGACGACGGCGGAGTGCAGGTGCCCGGCGCGGTCGCGCAGCGACTCGTGCCCCGGCTCGGAGCCGACCTGCCCGAGCTCGTCGCCCTCGTCGCCCCCGCGCCGCCCGTGCTCGAGGCTGTCGACGCCGTCGACCGCACGCTGCTCGCCCGCCGGGCCGCCGAGGCCGCCTACGCGACGCTCGCGGCGACCGCCGAACTCATCGCCGCGCTCGGGCTGCAGCCCGCACGCGAGCTGGCCAAGGGCGGGCTGTCGCTGCCCGACTCCAAACGCATCGCCGAGGCCACCGGGCTGTCGCTCGACGAGGTGCCGGCGCTCGCCCGGCGCGCGACCGAAGCCGGCCTCATCACGCGCGACGGCGCGTACTGGTACGAGTCCGAGCAGGGGGCGTCCTGGGTGCTCGCCGACCCGGCCAGCCGGTGGCGGCTGCTCGCGGAGTGCTGGCGCGATCGCATCCCCGCCCCGCTGCGCGAACTCGTCGCCCGCCGCACCGGATCGCTGTCGGCCGCGGCGCTGCGCGACGACGTCGCCTGGTTCTACCCGGCGGGCGGGCCGTGGCTCGACGACGGGCTGCGCCGGCTCGCCGACGAGGCCGACGCCCTCGGCCTCGCCGTCTCGCGCGAGCCCGTCGAGAGCGCTCGGCTGGTGCTGGCCGGCGACCTCGACCGTGCGGCCTCGGAACTCGCCGCGCACTTCCCGAAGCAGGTCGACAAGGTGTACCTGCAGCACGACCTCTCGATCGTCTCCCCCGGCCCCCTCGAACCCGCGCTCGACGCCCGCCTGCGCAGTTTCGCCGACGTGGAAGGCCGCGATCTCGCCTCGAGCTACCGCGTGAGCGCGGCATCCGTGAACCGCGGTCTCGCTGCGGGCGAATCGGCCGAGTCGATCCGCAGTTTCCTCCAGTCGATCTCCCGCACGGGCGTGCCGCAGCCGCTCGACTACCTGGTCGCCGAGGCCGCGCGACGGTTCGGCGCGGTGCGGGTGGCGGCTGCCGACCCGGCCGACGCTCCGGCGAAGTCCTCGGTGCGGTCCGACGACGCGGCGCTCGTCGGCCAGCTCGAGGTCGACCAGTCGCTCGCCCCGGTGGCGCTGCGCCGCACCGGCGACCACCGGCTGCTGTCGCGGTTCCCGCCCGACGTGGTCTTCTGGGCGCTCTCGGACGCGAAGTACCCGGTGGCCGCCGAGGACGCGACCGGGCGGATCCTGCGACTCACTCGCCACCGGCTCGCCGCCGCCCCGCCGCAGCCCTCGGCGCCGACCGACCCGATCGGCGAGCTGCTCGACCGCATCCTGGTCTCCGCCGACGGTCCGGCGACCGAGCAGGCCTGGCTCGCCCGCCAGCTCGAGGCCGCGGCGCGCGCGAAGGAGACGCTCACCGTGACCGTGCGCATGCCCGGCGGCCAGACCGCCGACTACCTGCTCGCGCCCGCGAGCGTCGCCAACGGGCGGCTCCGCGCCCGCGACCGCAAGGCCGACATCGAGCGCACACTGCCGCTCTCGGCGATCGCGGCGGTCGGGCCGGCGCCTGCGGGCGCCTGA
- a CDS encoding DNA repair helicase XPB yields the protein MSDGPLIVQSDRTVLLEVANPLAEDARHDLAIFAELERAPEHIHTYRITRLGLWNARAAGHTAEDMLGTLERYAKFPVPQTVAVDMRETVARYGRLVIDRTDDGALRLQSSDIAVLTEVSGAKRIAPLLGERIDDESFLVAAWARGALKQELVKLGWPAEDLAGYTPGTPHEIDLDERDWQLRDYQQKAVDNFFEGGSGVVVLPCGAGKTLVGAGAMATAKTTTLILVTNTVSARQWRDELLRRTSLTEEEIGEYSGQVKEIKPVTIATYQILTAKRKGEYAHLSLLDALDWGLIVYDEVHLLPAPVFKLTAELQARRRLGLTATLVREDGREGDVFSLIGPKRFDAPWKEIEAQGFISPAACYEVRIDLPQSERLQYAASADDERYRLAATAPAKLDVVRQLVARHEGERILVIGQYLDQIDELAEALGAPQLTGSTPVDERERLFQEFRDGRTKVLVVSKVANFSVDLPEATVAIQVSGSFGSRQEEAQRLGRLLRPKESGLSANFYTLVARDTVDQDFAQNRQRFLAEQGYSYTILDAHTLDAAA from the coding sequence ATGTCAGACGGCCCCCTCATCGTGCAGAGCGATCGCACCGTGCTCCTCGAGGTCGCGAACCCGCTCGCCGAGGATGCACGCCACGACCTCGCGATCTTCGCCGAGCTCGAGCGCGCCCCCGAGCACATCCACACCTACCGCATCACCCGCCTCGGCCTGTGGAACGCGCGCGCGGCCGGCCACACCGCCGAAGACATGCTCGGCACGCTCGAACGGTACGCGAAGTTCCCCGTGCCGCAGACCGTCGCCGTCGACATGCGCGAGACCGTCGCCCGCTACGGCCGGCTCGTGATCGACCGCACCGACGACGGTGCGCTGCGGCTGCAGAGCTCCGACATCGCCGTGCTCACCGAGGTGTCGGGCGCGAAGCGCATCGCCCCCCTGCTCGGCGAGCGCATCGACGACGAGAGCTTCCTGGTCGCGGCGTGGGCGCGGGGCGCCCTCAAGCAGGAGCTGGTGAAACTCGGCTGGCCCGCCGAAGACCTCGCCGGGTACACCCCCGGGACCCCGCACGAGATCGACCTCGACGAGCGCGACTGGCAGCTGCGCGACTACCAGCAGAAGGCGGTCGACAACTTCTTCGAGGGCGGTTCGGGCGTGGTCGTGCTGCCGTGCGGCGCGGGCAAGACGCTCGTCGGCGCCGGCGCGATGGCGACGGCCAAGACCACGACGCTGATCCTCGTGACGAACACGGTGTCGGCCCGGCAGTGGCGCGACGAGCTGCTGCGCCGCACGTCGCTCACCGAGGAGGAGATCGGCGAGTACTCGGGCCAGGTGAAGGAGATCAAGCCGGTCACCATCGCGACATACCAGATCCTCACCGCGAAGCGGAAGGGCGAGTACGCGCACCTGTCGCTGCTCGATGCCCTCGACTGGGGCCTCATCGTCTACGACGAGGTGCACCTGCTGCCCGCGCCCGTGTTCAAGCTCACCGCCGAACTGCAGGCGCGACGCCGCCTCGGCCTCACCGCGACCCTCGTGCGCGAGGACGGCCGCGAAGGCGACGTGTTCTCGCTCATCGGCCCCAAGCGCTTCGACGCGCCGTGGAAGGAGATCGAAGCGCAGGGCTTCATCTCCCCCGCCGCGTGCTACGAGGTGCGCATCGACCTGCCGCAGTCCGAGCGGCTGCAGTACGCGGCATCCGCCGACGACGAGCGCTACCGGCTCGCCGCGACCGCGCCCGCGAAGCTCGACGTCGTGCGCCAGCTGGTCGCGCGCCACGAGGGCGAGCGCATCCTCGTGATCGGCCAGTACCTCGACCAGATCGACGAGCTCGCCGAGGCCCTCGGCGCCCCGCAGCTCACCGGCTCGACGCCGGTCGACGAGCGCGAGCGGCTGTTCCAGGAGTTCCGCGACGGGCGCACGAAGGTGCTCGTCGTCTCGAAGGTCGCGAACTTCTCGGTCGACCTGCCCGAGGCCACGGTCGCGATCCAGGTGTCGGGCTCGTTCGGCTCGCGGCAGGAGGAGGCGCAGCGTCTCGGCCGTCTGCTGCGGCCCAAGGAGTCGGGCCTGTCGGCGAACTTCTACACGCTGGTCGCGCGCGACACCGTCGACCAGGACTTCGCGCAGAACCGGCAGCGGTTCCTCGCCGAGCAGGGCTACTCGTACACGATCCTCGACGCGCACACGCTCGACGCGGCGGCCTGA
- a CDS encoding pyrimidine reductase family protein, with product MNRPDASPAVDRATLVDAYAIEDRTTPRVRMNFVMSLDGAVTVDDRSGGLGDASDRLAMGVLRSLADLVLVGLGTVRAEGYGGVRVGREGVAWRREHGLPDQPRIGVVSRELDIDPGHPFFTEAVTRPIVLTHAGAPAARREALGAVADVLVCGEASVDLGEALAVLARAGLAQVLCEGGPHLFGSLLEADLVDELCLSLSPTLVGGVAGRIVQGAPEAPREMRLVHALPAGDLLLLRYARER from the coding sequence ATGAACCGGCCGGATGCCTCGCCCGCCGTCGATCGTGCGACCCTGGTCGACGCGTACGCGATCGAGGACCGCACCACGCCCCGCGTGCGCATGAACTTCGTGATGAGCCTCGACGGCGCGGTCACCGTCGACGACCGCAGCGGCGGGCTCGGCGACGCGAGCGACCGGCTCGCGATGGGCGTGCTGCGCTCGCTCGCCGACCTCGTGCTCGTCGGGCTCGGCACGGTGCGCGCCGAGGGGTACGGCGGGGTTCGGGTCGGCCGCGAGGGCGTCGCGTGGCGGCGCGAGCACGGCCTGCCCGACCAGCCGCGCATCGGCGTGGTGTCGCGCGAGCTCGACATCGACCCGGGGCATCCGTTCTTCACCGAGGCCGTGACCCGGCCGATCGTGCTGACCCACGCGGGCGCGCCCGCCGCCCGTCGCGAGGCGCTCGGCGCGGTCGCCGACGTGCTCGTCTGCGGCGAGGCATCCGTCGACCTCGGCGAGGCGCTCGCCGTGCTCGCCCGAGCCGGGCTCGCGCAGGTGCTCTGCGAGGGCGGGCCGCATCTGTTCGGCAGCCTGCTCGAGGCCGACCTCGTCGACGAGCTGTGCCTGAGCCTCAGCCCGACGCTCGTCGGCGGCGTCGCCGGCCGCATCGTGCAGGGCGCGCCGGAAGCGCCGCGCGAGATGCGGCTCGTGCACGCGCTGCCCGCCGGCGACCTGCTGCTGCTGCGGTACGCGCGCGAGCGCTGA
- the folP gene encoding dihydropteroate synthase: MAIVNRTPDSFYDQGRTDAADLAIAAGLRAIEAGADWVDVGGAKFAPGPAIPIAEEIERVVPVVEALAASGAVVSVDTFHAEVARAALAAGAHVINDTTGLHDPAMADVVAEAGASVVVTHSLAAPRQPYPSPRYDDVVAEVVAFLRERAELAEARGVASDRIIVDPGHDLNKHTLDSLALTRRLDEVVALGYPTLVALSNKDFVGESLGRRDRSQRVEGSIAAAVYCVLQGARIVRVHNVRETVDAVRMIEAIEGWREPVFLEHNR; this comes from the coding sequence ATGGCGATCGTGAACCGCACCCCCGACTCGTTCTACGACCAGGGCCGCACCGACGCCGCCGACCTCGCCATCGCGGCGGGGCTGCGGGCGATCGAGGCCGGCGCCGACTGGGTCGACGTCGGGGGAGCGAAGTTCGCGCCGGGCCCGGCGATCCCGATCGCAGAGGAGATCGAGCGGGTGGTTCCGGTGGTCGAAGCGCTGGCCGCGTCGGGCGCGGTGGTGTCGGTCGACACGTTCCACGCCGAGGTCGCCCGTGCGGCGCTCGCCGCCGGCGCCCACGTGATCAACGACACCACCGGGCTGCACGACCCCGCGATGGCCGACGTGGTGGCCGAAGCCGGAGCATCCGTCGTGGTCACGCACAGCCTGGCCGCACCCCGCCAGCCGTACCCCTCGCCGCGCTACGACGACGTGGTCGCCGAGGTCGTCGCGTTCCTGCGCGAACGGGCGGAGCTCGCCGAGGCGCGGGGCGTGGCATCCGATCGCATCATCGTCGACCCCGGCCACGACCTGAACAAGCACACCCTCGACTCGCTCGCGCTCACCCGGCGCCTCGACGAGGTCGTCGCACTCGGGTACCCGACGCTCGTCGCGCTGTCGAACAAGGACTTCGTCGGCGAGAGCCTCGGCCGCCGCGACCGGTCGCAACGGGTCGAAGGCTCGATCGCGGCCGCCGTGTACTGCGTGCTGCAGGGGGCGCGCATCGTGCGCGTGCACAACGTGCGCGAGACCGTCGACGCCGTGCGCATGATCGAGGCGATCGAGGGCTGGCGCGAGCCCGTGTTCCTGGAGCACAACCGGTGA
- a CDS encoding NAD(P)/FAD-dependent oxidoreductase produces MSSSERVVIAGGGLTAARAAESLRGAGFDGEVVVVAEERRLPYERPPLSKGYLQGADASSAVYPLDAAWYRANDVEVRRGAPATALDPGAHTVEVAGETLPYDRLLIATGATPRRFDGPGAGLRGIHHLRRLPDSTRLRTALRSGDRRVALVGGGWIGLEVAAAARGYGNEVTVVMRDEVPLAAAIGPELGARFRALHEARGVRFAAGAAVAAVRGEAGRARAVVLGTGEELDADLVVFGIGAVPDTRLAASGGLELDDGVAADASFRTSAPDVYAAGDVANVWNARLGHRLRVEHWANADASGKLVGRVLAGESVEYDEIPYFFTDQYDLGMEYSGYGELAVGASPVIRGDLDAGDGGEYVAFWQQGDVVVAGMNVNVWDVNQDVQRLIRSRRAVSAAELADPSVPLGALAGPETP; encoded by the coding sequence ATGTCGTCTTCGGAGCGGGTGGTCATCGCCGGCGGCGGGCTCACGGCGGCGCGCGCCGCCGAGTCGCTGCGCGGCGCGGGGTTCGACGGCGAGGTCGTGGTGGTCGCGGAGGAGCGGCGGCTGCCCTACGAGCGGCCCCCGCTGTCGAAGGGCTACCTGCAAGGTGCGGATGCCTCGTCGGCGGTGTACCCGCTGGATGCCGCGTGGTACCGCGCGAACGACGTCGAGGTGCGCCGGGGCGCGCCCGCGACCGCGCTCGACCCGGGCGCGCACACCGTCGAGGTCGCCGGGGAGACGCTGCCGTACGACCGACTGCTCATCGCCACCGGCGCGACGCCCAGGCGGTTCGACGGCCCCGGCGCGGGGCTGCGGGGCATCCATCATCTGCGTCGCCTGCCCGACTCCACGCGGCTGCGCACCGCGCTGCGCTCGGGCGATCGTCGCGTCGCGCTCGTCGGCGGCGGCTGGATCGGGCTCGAGGTCGCGGCCGCGGCCCGCGGGTACGGCAACGAGGTCACCGTCGTGATGCGCGACGAGGTGCCGCTCGCGGCGGCGATCGGGCCCGAACTGGGCGCCCGGTTCCGCGCGCTGCACGAAGCGCGCGGGGTGCGGTTCGCCGCGGGTGCGGCGGTCGCCGCGGTGCGCGGCGAGGCCGGGCGCGCCCGCGCGGTGGTGCTCGGCACCGGGGAGGAGCTCGACGCCGACCTGGTCGTGTTCGGCATCGGCGCAGTGCCCGACACCCGGCTCGCGGCGTCGGGCGGGCTCGAGCTCGACGACGGCGTCGCCGCGGATGCCTCGTTCCGCACCAGTGCGCCCGACGTGTACGCCGCCGGCGACGTCGCGAACGTCTGGAACGCCCGCCTCGGGCACCGGCTGCGGGTCGAGCACTGGGCGAACGCCGACGCGAGCGGCAAGCTCGTCGGGCGCGTCCTTGCCGGCGAGTCCGTCGAGTACGACGAGATCCCCTACTTCTTCACCGACCAATACGACCTCGGCATGGAGTACTCGGGGTACGGCGAGCTCGCCGTGGGCGCGTCGCCGGTCATCCGCGGCGACCTCGACGCCGGCGACGGCGGCGAGTACGTCGCGTTCTGGCAGCAGGGCGACGTCGTCGTGGCGGGCATGAACGTCAACGTGTGGGACGTGAACCAGGACGTGCAGCGGCTCATCCGCTCGCGGCGTGCGGTGTCGGCCGCCGAGCTCGCCGACCCGTCGGTGCCGCTCGGCGCGCTCGCCGGACCGGAGACCCCGTGA
- a CDS encoding response regulator transcription factor has translation MSDGPRILIVDDEPNIRDLLTTSLRFAGFAVRAVGNGAQTISAVLEEEPDLIILDVMLPDMNGFSVTKRLRSAGYTAPILFLTAKDDTEDKITGLTVGGDDYVTKPFSLDEIVARIKAILRRTMHAEEDAVIRTGELTMDQDTHEVLVGDVPVELSPTEFKLLRYLMLNPNRVLSKAQILDHVWEYDFNGDAGIVESYISYLRRKLDQHSTEPLIQTKRGFGYMLKSSKG, from the coding sequence ATGAGCGACGGACCTCGCATTCTCATCGTCGACGACGAGCCCAACATCCGCGACCTGCTCACCACGAGCCTGCGGTTCGCGGGATTCGCCGTCCGTGCCGTCGGCAACGGCGCCCAGACCATCTCGGCCGTCCTCGAGGAGGAGCCCGACCTGATCATCCTGGACGTCATGCTGCCCGACATGAACGGGTTCAGCGTGACCAAGCGGCTGCGCAGCGCCGGTTACACCGCGCCGATCCTCTTCCTCACCGCGAAGGACGACACCGAGGACAAGATCACCGGCCTCACCGTCGGCGGCGACGACTACGTCACCAAGCCGTTCAGCCTCGACGAGATCGTCGCGCGCATCAAGGCCATCCTGCGGCGCACCATGCACGCCGAGGAGGACGCGGTGATCCGCACCGGCGAGCTCACGATGGACCAGGACACGCACGAGGTGCTCGTCGGCGACGTGCCCGTCGAGCTCAGCCCTACCGAGTTCAAGCTGCTGCGCTACCTCATGCTGAACCCCAACCGGGTGCTGTCGAAGGCGCAGATCCTCGACCACGTGTGGGAGTACGACTTCAACGGCGACGCGGGCATCGTCGAGAGCTACATCTCGTACCTGCGCCGCAAACTCGACCAGCACTCGACCGAGCCGCTCATCCAGACCAAGCGCGGCTTCGGGTACATGCTGAAGAGTTCGAAGGGGTAG
- a CDS encoding sensor histidine kinase produces MHQTLSERWNRISLRTKITGVTVLVLTLGLLVSGIGTAAMLRGYVESQMESKLRSIAGGSLEKYFESSESDEGERDDDDWAMSLGKLDFRDSDDVFVAVYQTDGTYRGDNWSLRPAAERPKIPSTLTLVQVLETNDGDYKVLELPDGAGHRTFRAIVSLQSLDRPGQDVPVLIAISTVESERLLAAYLTIFFGFGFGVVLIGALLTRMLVTSTFAPLREVERTAAAIADGDFSQRLGGATPNTEVGRLNRSLNTMLNRIDRAFRDRARTIDQMRRFVGDASHELRTPLVSVRGYAELYRMGALQTPEEVAQAMDRIEKEAVRMGGLVEDLLALARLDEAKPLELVEVDLVPLARDAALDTMAAHPDRTVTVIAPGDRGDGGTIGTVPALAVDLEPETPRSARAGTIAFAGATLARLRGRRLREPGGKRPAGEQSSVATGRDALFGPGASTGPQIVSDAPSEPVRPAIVLAEENKIRQVLTNLVANAIRFTQEGSPLEIRVSVDDSTDRAMFEVVDHGEGIPPQIREKIFQRFWRADTSRTRETGGSGLGLAIVSSIVAAHNGTVDVVETPGGGATFRVSLPLAGSPSAPQSVG; encoded by the coding sequence ATGCATCAGACCCTTTCCGAGCGGTGGAACCGCATCTCGCTTCGCACGAAGATCACCGGCGTGACCGTGCTCGTGCTGACGCTGGGTCTGCTCGTGTCCGGCATCGGCACCGCGGCGATGCTGCGCGGATACGTCGAGAGCCAGATGGAGTCGAAGCTGCGCTCGATCGCGGGCGGCTCGCTCGAGAAGTACTTCGAGTCGTCGGAATCCGACGAGGGCGAACGCGACGACGACGATTGGGCGATGAGCCTCGGCAAGCTCGACTTCCGCGACTCCGACGACGTGTTCGTCGCGGTGTACCAAACCGACGGCACCTACCGCGGCGACAACTGGTCGTTGCGCCCCGCGGCCGAACGCCCCAAGATCCCGAGCACCCTCACGCTCGTGCAGGTGCTCGAGACCAACGACGGCGACTACAAGGTCCTGGAGCTGCCCGACGGCGCCGGGCACCGCACGTTCCGTGCGATCGTCTCGCTGCAGTCGCTCGATCGGCCCGGCCAGGACGTCCCGGTGCTGATCGCGATCTCCACGGTCGAGAGCGAGCGGCTGCTGGCCGCGTACCTCACCATCTTCTTCGGCTTCGGGTTCGGCGTGGTGCTCATCGGCGCCCTGCTCACCCGCATGCTGGTGACCTCGACGTTCGCGCCGCTGCGCGAGGTCGAACGCACCGCCGCGGCGATCGCCGACGGCGACTTCAGCCAGCGGCTCGGCGGCGCGACCCCGAACACCGAGGTCGGGCGGCTGAACCGGTCGCTGAACACCATGCTGAACCGCATCGACCGCGCCTTCCGCGACCGGGCTCGCACCATCGATCAGATGCGCCGCTTCGTCGGGGACGCCTCGCACGAGCTGCGCACCCCGCTCGTGTCGGTGCGCGGCTACGCCGAGCTGTACCGGATGGGCGCCCTCCAGACGCCAGAAGAGGTCGCCCAGGCGATGGATCGCATCGAGAAGGAAGCGGTGCGCATGGGCGGGCTCGTCGAGGACCTGCTCGCGCTCGCCCGGCTCGACGAGGCCAAGCCGCTCGAACTCGTCGAGGTCGACCTCGTGCCCCTCGCTCGCGATGCCGCACTCGACACGATGGCGGCGCATCCCGACCGCACCGTGACTGTGATCGCACCCGGCGACCGGGGCGACGGCGGCACGATCGGCACCGTCCCGGCCCTCGCGGTCGATCTCGAGCCCGAGACACCGCGCAGCGCGCGGGCCGGCACCATCGCGTTCGCCGGGGCGACGCTCGCCCGACTGCGCGGTCGTCGACTGCGCGAACCCGGCGGCAAGCGCCCGGCCGGCGAGCAGAGCTCCGTCGCGACCGGTCGGGACGCCCTGTTCGGCCCGGGTGCGTCCACCGGGCCGCAGATCGTCTCGGATGCGCCGTCGGAACCCGTGCGACCCGCGATCGTGCTGGCGGAGGAGAACAAGATCCGCCAGGTGCTCACGAATCTCGTCGCGAACGCGATCCGGTTCACGCAGGAGGGCAGCCCCCTCGAGATCCGCGTGTCCGTCGACGACTCGACCGACCGTGCGATGTTCGAGGTGGTCGATCACGGCGAGGGCATCCCGCCGCAGATCCGCGAGAAGATCTTCCAGCGGTTCTGGCGCGCGGACACCTCGCGCACGCGCGAGACGGGCGGGTCGGGCCTGGGCCTCGCGATCGTGTCGTCGATCGTGGCCGCCCACAACGGCACGGTCGACGTCGTCGAGACGCCGGGCGGCGGCGCGACATTCCGCGTCTCGCTGCCGCTGGCCGGTTCGCCGTCGGCGCCGCAGTCGGTCGGCTGA
- a CDS encoding WXG100 family type VII secretion target — translation MTVFHVDSEQVRAATDSTQAAISRVQAEIATLMGRLTSLPESWSGQASTAFQSAVADWRATQTQVEEHLAALSRALAVAAAQYAEAELANTRLFLR, via the coding sequence ATGACCGTCTTCCATGTCGACAGCGAGCAGGTGCGCGCCGCCACCGATTCCACGCAGGCGGCGATCAGTCGGGTGCAGGCCGAGATCGCGACGCTGATGGGCCGGCTCACCTCGTTGCCGGAGAGCTGGTCGGGGCAGGCCTCGACCGCGTTCCAGAGCGCGGTGGCCGACTGGCGAGCGACCCAGACCCAGGTCGAGGAGCACCTCGCCGCACTCAGCCGCGCCCTGGCGGTCGCCGCCGCGCAGTACGCCGAGGCCGAGCTGGCGAACACCCGGCTGTTCCTGCGCTGA